One region of Anaerolineae bacterium genomic DNA includes:
- the erpA gene encoding iron-sulfur cluster insertion protein ErpA: MITLTPVAADKLEKIMAEKGLTNHALRVFVSGGGCSGLSYGMTFAESPETDDQVFEANGLKVIVDPGSLFYLDGAEIDYLDSLMGGGFRIENPNAVQSCACGSSFRTAAGEKGASCRC; encoded by the coding sequence ATGATTACATTGACGCCGGTGGCGGCTGATAAATTGGAGAAGATAATGGCCGAAAAGGGCCTTACCAACCACGCCTTGCGCGTATTCGTCTCCGGCGGGGGCTGTTCCGGCCTTTCTTACGGCATGACGTTTGCCGAAAGCCCGGAAACGGATGATCAAGTTTTTGAAGCCAACGGGCTTAAAGTTATCGTTGACCCCGGCAGCCTTTTTTATCTGGATGGGGCTGAAATTGATTACCTTGACAGCCTGATGGGCGGCGGTTTCCGTATTGAGAATCCCAACGCGGTGCAGTCTTGCGCCTGCGGCAGTTCTTTCCGCACCGCCGCCGGGGAAAAGGGCGCGTCTTGTAGGTGCTAG
- a CDS encoding B12-binding domain-containing radical SAM protein gives MIRFWPQKREKSNILWLDLGDLGDLVHPAGPHEQWQDHGLGLLRTILHQNGITTDLLSTRLVTAWPQLQKQLPGYEMMIMNVRSYTFPVARKAAQLFKEANPHGLVLTGGMHATVALDEMTEVKEFDRICQGPGEKVIVDLVQNPLAHPRVIMGVGAKSMAEWPMLDRALWPRPHRRLRKKFNWPMEPECGWGPGPVATILTSRVCPWQCVFCNENSYIPNMGRRPVEMVIEELNYLDKKYGVGSIVIHDSMFFQNPSWLEEWIDKYPRRANKVWPYWAAGRSDTVRQWPDLFEALVRETNWNTISIGFESGSDRILRLLNKECTEEDNAFAIDLVNRLGLEFEREGKQPPMFWANIMLGIPGETPEDAFKTMRMLKSMRYVFPSISYYAPYPGSALGYQLIAEGKSLMSKENYHRFPDDEKVKGVNYQFYRELLAGKYNHEINKELDPSDRQKPGAYQEALIKA, from the coding sequence ATGATCAGATTTTGGCCACAGAAACGCGAAAAATCAAACATCTTGTGGTTAGACTTGGGAGATTTGGGCGACTTGGTTCATCCCGCCGGCCCCCACGAGCAGTGGCAGGACCATGGCCTGGGGCTGCTGCGCACCATTCTGCATCAAAATGGCATTACCACCGATCTGCTCTCAACGCGCCTGGTCACCGCATGGCCCCAGTTGCAAAAGCAGTTGCCGGGGTATGAGATGATGATCATGAATGTCAGAAGTTACACCTTCCCGGTGGCGCGAAAGGCCGCCCAGCTTTTTAAGGAAGCCAATCCCCACGGCCTGGTGTTGACCGGGGGCATGCACGCCACTGTAGCCCTGGATGAAATGACCGAGGTAAAAGAGTTTGACCGTATTTGCCAGGGGCCGGGTGAAAAGGTGATTGTTGACCTGGTGCAAAACCCCCTGGCCCATCCCCGCGTAATTATGGGTGTGGGGGCCAAATCAATGGCCGAGTGGCCCATGCTGGACCGCGCTCTCTGGCCCCGGCCGCATCGCCGCTTGCGCAAAAAGTTCAACTGGCCAATGGAACCGGAATGTGGCTGGGGACCGGGGCCGGTGGCCACTATTTTGACCAGCCGGGTTTGCCCCTGGCAGTGTGTTTTTTGCAATGAGAATTCCTACATCCCCAATATGGGCCGCCGCCCGGTGGAGATGGTCATTGAAGAACTTAACTACCTGGATAAAAAATATGGCGTTGGCTCCATCGTCATTCATGATTCAATGTTCTTTCAAAATCCAAGTTGGTTAGAGGAGTGGATTGACAAATATCCTCGCCGGGCCAACAAAGTTTGGCCTTATTGGGCGGCGGGTCGTTCCGACACGGTAAGGCAGTGGCCGGATTTGTTTGAGGCGCTGGTGCGCGAAACAAACTGGAATACAATTTCCATTGGCTTTGAATCCGGCAGCGACCGGATTCTGCGGCTGTTGAACAAAGAGTGCACCGAAGAGGATAACGCCTTTGCCATTGACCTGGTGAACCGGCTTGGCCTGGAATTTGAGCGGGAGGGCAAACAACCGCCCATGTTCTGGGCCAACATCATGCTCGGCATCCCCGGCGAAACGCCTGAAGACGCCTTTAAAACCATGCGTATGCTCAAATCAATGCGGTATGTGTTCCCCTCTATTTCTTACTATGCCCCCTACCCCGGTTCGGCCCTGGGTTATCAACTCATTGCCGAGGGCAAAAGTTTGATGTCAAAAGAAAATTATCACCGTTTTCCCGACGATGAAAAGGTAAAAGGCGTGAATTATCAATTTTACCGGGAGCTTTTGGCCGGAAAATATAACCATGAAATCAACAAGGAGCTTGATCCCTCTGACCGGCAAAAACCCGGCGCGTATCAGGAGGCGCTGATAAAAGCATGA
- a CDS encoding ATP-dependent Clp protease ATP-binding subunit encodes MSDKFDRFTKRARRVLTLAQEEAQRLNHNYIGTEHLLLGLVREENGVAVRVLRDLGVDPRQIRERVERTVGRGQRAMYGKLSLTPRTKRVIELAVDEARRLGHHYIGTEHLLLGLVRAGEGVAVDVLKGLGVSLDKVRSQTARVMMESSSQSSSTSGRDSGKNTPLVDQLGTDLTAYAVEGKLDPVVGRQTEIERVIQILSRRTKNNPALIGEPGVGKTAIVEGLAQRIVNGEAPDTLLGKRVVMLDVGSLVAGTMYRGQFEERLKRVIEEIKESGSILFIDELHMLVGAGSAGSSVDAANILKPALARGELQCIGATTLEEYRKHIEGDAALERRFQSVMVDEPTIDETIEILKGIRGRYEAHHNLEITDDALFTAAHLAARYVTDRFMPDKAIDLIDEAAARVRLYKIPFVADLQKQQADYFPDDDIGFLDEPAGNQPFDQIGLDYETTAEKPKVTAEDIAEVTAMWTGIPVHQLATEEKERLLQMEAALHKRIVGQDEAIVAISKAVRRARAGLKDPRRPIGTFMFLGPTGVGKSELAKALAEFMFGSEDALIKLDMSEFMERHNVARLVGSPPGYVGYEEGGQLTEAVRRRPYSVILFDEIEKAHPEAFNTLLQVMEDGNLSDAKGKRVDFRNAILILTSNVGADLIKRETSLGFGVKRDEKLSEEEAYQKMRKKVMEEMERMFRPEFRNRLDGVVIFRALSRQEITEIVDLLLEQVRQRLAEQEMSLMVTRAAIELIAEEGYDPDFGARPLRRVIQKRIEDAFSESILAGKFSTGDIVQADVEEGEIVFKVAESAAEEDEIAPVIREAMV; translated from the coding sequence ATGTCTGATAAATTTGATCGTTTCACCAAGCGCGCGCGTCGGGTTTTGACCCTGGCCCAGGAAGAAGCGCAGCGCCTTAATCATAATTATATTGGCACCGAGCACCTTTTGCTGGGTTTAGTGCGAGAAGAAAATGGGGTAGCGGTTAGAGTATTGCGCGATTTGGGCGTAGACCCCCGGCAAATCCGGGAGCGAGTAGAGCGCACTGTTGGTCGCGGCCAGCGAGCCATGTACGGCAAATTAAGCCTGACCCCCCGCACCAAACGCGTGATTGAACTGGCCGTTGACGAGGCCCGCCGGTTGGGACATCATTACATTGGCACCGAACACCTGTTGTTGGGTTTGGTGCGAGCCGGTGAAGGGGTGGCCGTGGACGTGCTCAAGGGATTGGGCGTCAGCCTGGATAAAGTCCGGTCACAAACGGCCCGGGTGATGATGGAAAGTTCCAGCCAGTCCTCCTCTACCTCAGGCCGGGATTCCGGCAAAAACACCCCCCTGGTTGACCAGTTGGGCACCGATTTGACGGCTTACGCGGTAGAAGGAAAATTGGACCCGGTGGTCGGTCGCCAAACAGAAATTGAGCGGGTTATCCAAATTCTTTCTCGACGCACCAAAAACAACCCTGCCCTCATTGGCGAACCGGGGGTGGGCAAAACCGCTATTGTGGAGGGCCTGGCCCAACGCATTGTCAACGGCGAGGCCCCGGATACGTTGTTGGGTAAACGAGTAGTCATGCTGGATGTTGGCTCGTTGGTGGCCGGCACCATGTATCGCGGCCAATTTGAAGAACGCCTGAAACGGGTGATTGAAGAAATCAAAGAATCTGGTTCCATTCTTTTTATTGACGAGTTGCACATGCTGGTGGGGGCCGGTTCGGCCGGTAGTTCGGTTGATGCAGCCAACATTCTCAAACCGGCCCTGGCCCGGGGAGAATTGCAATGCATTGGGGCTACCACCCTGGAGGAATATCGCAAACACATTGAGGGCGACGCCGCCCTGGAACGCCGTTTCCAATCGGTGATGGTGGATGAACCAACCATTGACGAAACCATAGAAATTCTCAAAGGCATTCGCGGCCGTTACGAAGCGCACCACAATTTGGAAATAACCGACGACGCGCTTTTTACCGCCGCCCACCTGGCTGCCCGTTACGTAACCGACCGCTTTATGCCCGACAAAGCCATTGACCTGATTGACGAAGCTGCGGCCAGAGTCCGCCTTTATAAGATACCCTTTGTGGCCGATTTGCAAAAGCAACAAGCGGATTATTTTCCAGACGACGATATTGGGTTTCTGGATGAGCCTGCCGGCAATCAGCCTTTTGACCAAATTGGGCTGGACTATGAAACTACGGCTGAAAAACCAAAAGTAACCGCCGAAGATATTGCTGAAGTAACGGCCATGTGGACCGGCATCCCGGTGCACCAACTGGCCACCGAAGAAAAAGAGCGCCTGCTCCAGATGGAAGCGGCCTTGCACAAGCGCATTGTGGGCCAGGATGAAGCAATTGTGGCCATTTCCAAAGCGGTGCGCCGGGCGCGCGCCGGCCTCAAAGACCCCCGCCGTCCTATCGGCACATTTATGTTCTTGGGGCCTACGGGCGTGGGCAAAAGCGAATTAGCCAAAGCCCTGGCCGAATTTATGTTTGGCAGTGAAGACGCGCTGATAAAATTGGACATGAGCGAATTTATGGAACGGCACAACGTGGCCCGACTGGTTGGCTCTCCGCCCGGCTACGTGGGCTACGAAGAGGGCGGCCAACTCACCGAAGCGGTGCGCCGCCGTCCTTATAGCGTTATCCTGTTTGACGAGATTGAAAAAGCGCACCCCGAAGCCTTTAACACCTTATTGCAGGTAATGGAAGACGGCAACTTGAGCGACGCCAAAGGCAAACGGGTTGACTTCCGCAACGCCATTCTTATCCTCACTTCTAACGTGGGCGCAGATTTGATCAAGCGCGAAACCAGCCTGGGTTTTGGGGTGAAACGGGACGAAAAGTTGAGCGAAGAAGAAGCCTACCAAAAAATGCGCAAAAAGGTGATGGAAGAAATGGAGCGCATGTTCCGCCCCGAATTCCGCAACCGGCTGGACGGCGTTGTCATCTTCCGGGCCTTGTCCAGGCAAGAGATTACCGAAATTGTGGATTTGTTGTTGGAACAAGTGCGCCAGCGTTTGGCCGAGCAGGAGATGTCGCTGATGGTCACCCGGGCCGCCATAGAGCTTATTGCCGAAGAAGGTTACGACCCTGATTTTGGCGCTCGTCCGCTGCGGCGGGTCATCCAAAAAAGAATTGAAGACGCCTTTTCAGAAAGCATTTTGGCCGGAAAATTTTCAACGGGCGATATTGTTCAGGCAGATGTGGAAGAAGGCGAAATTGTGTTTAAAGTGGCCGAATCGGCGGCAGAGGAAGATGAAATAGCGCCCGTTATCCGGGAAGCAATGGTTTAG
- a CDS encoding response regulator: MSKDFYIYILYIEDERPVIDLVREALKLAGYKVVGATSGQQGLAMMRERKPDLLLLDLMMPDINGWDVYREMKTDDDLTDIPVVVVSAKVPEHGRVIIEDLPPVEDYITKPFDVEQLIRSVKNILSNGRG; the protein is encoded by the coding sequence ATGTCCAAAGATTTCTATATTTATATTCTGTATATAGAAGACGAACGTCCTGTTATTGATCTGGTTCGTGAAGCCCTGAAATTGGCCGGCTACAAAGTGGTGGGCGCGACTTCTGGCCAGCAGGGTCTGGCCATGATGAGAGAGCGCAAACCGGACCTGCTTTTGCTTGACCTGATGATGCCCGATATCAATGGCTGGGACGTTTACCGGGAAATGAAAACAGACGACGATCTGACCGACATCCCGGTGGTGGTGGTGAGCGCCAAAGTGCCTGAACATGGCCGGGTCATTATTGAAGATTTACCCCCCGTAGAAGACTACATCACCAAACCTTTTGACGTAGAACAACTTATCCGCTCGGTGAAAAACATCTTGAGCAACGGCAGAGGGTAA